A genome region from Roseofilum reptotaenium CS-1145 includes the following:
- the cbiQ gene encoding cobalt ECF transporter T component CbiQ: MTLPTDTWAYQNGLNRLPPSQKLGFSLLMLGFALVSQPLTQIALSLWMAVWTIGYAKIPMKFYLKLLLGGYTFVLMSSLAFLIDVQTVESGHLEIPGLLIGWSTGSLYWSISQTVLDLFIRLILRAVACLSCFFFLMLTVPMVEIVQVLRQWRFPELLLELILLMYRLIWVLQKTVSDLRLGQKARGGYGNFAQSLRSVSLLIRQLLHRTLTDYHRFSLGATARGFEHKFTVLSMKRYERSPRYEWEALLGFVLLLSLELSGIAHG, translated from the coding sequence ATGACGCTACCGACTGATACTTGGGCGTATCAAAATGGTTTAAATCGGTTACCTCCAAGTCAAAAACTGGGGTTTTCTTTGCTCATGTTGGGGTTCGCTTTGGTGAGTCAACCTCTGACGCAAATTGCCCTCAGTTTATGGATGGCGGTTTGGACAATTGGATACGCTAAAATCCCGATGAAGTTTTATCTGAAATTGCTTCTGGGGGGCTATACGTTTGTGTTGATGAGTTCCTTGGCATTTCTGATTGATGTGCAGACGGTAGAGAGTGGTCATTTAGAGATTCCTGGACTCCTGATTGGTTGGTCAACCGGATCTCTGTATTGGTCAATTTCGCAAACAGTCTTGGATTTGTTTATCCGGCTGATTTTACGGGCAGTGGCTTGTCTCTCCTGTTTCTTTTTCTTGATGCTCACGGTTCCGATGGTGGAGATAGTTCAAGTATTGCGTCAGTGGCGTTTTCCGGAACTGTTGTTAGAGTTGATTTTACTAATGTATCGGCTGATTTGGGTGTTGCAAAAGACCGTTTCTGACCTGCGACTGGGACAAAAAGCGCGGGGAGGATATGGCAATTTTGCCCAAAGTTTGCGCAGTGTGAGTTTGTTGATTCGGCAATTGTTACATCGAACCTTAACGGATTATCATCGCTTTTCTTTAGGGGCGACTGCACGGGGATTTGAGCATAAATTTACAGTGTTGTCAATGAAACGGTATGAGCGATCGCCCCGTTACGAATGGGAAGCCCTCCTCGGATTTGTCCTCTTGCTGTCTCTAGAACTGTCAGGAATAGCACATGGATAA
- a CDS encoding transposase, translated as MTDYDSPWKEAISLYFRDFLEFFFPNIAADINWQRGFEFLDTELQQIKRETETGKRDADKLVKVWRTDGTETWVLVHIEIQSQRQSKFAERMYLYHSRIFDTYRRSVASLAILADEQTRWRPTQYQKKLWGCRALLKFPMVKLLDYDLSQLEHNSNPFAAIVAAHRAAQQMGEDVQQNYQRKLQLVKSLYQRGLSRNDIVELFRLIDWLIALPAKEEQRLWTEVESLEQEDQMPYITNVERFGIQKGQQVSLVRVLEARFGEIPSSLREQVSQIRDLEALERLLAQVVSIQSLEAFQSELNSLIREEGEEFMPYITSVERFGIKKARLEDIVRILEVRFGEIPSSLREQVSQITDLEALKRLVVQAVSSESLEAFESEL; from the coding sequence ATGACGGATTACGACTCCCCCTGGAAAGAAGCCATCTCCTTATACTTTCGCGACTTCCTAGAATTCTTCTTCCCCAACATCGCTGCTGACATCAACTGGCAACGGGGTTTTGAATTTCTCGATACCGAACTGCAACAAATCAAACGGGAAACTGAAACCGGAAAACGAGATGCGGATAAATTAGTCAAAGTTTGGCGCACTGACGGCACGGAAACCTGGGTTTTGGTTCACATTGAAATTCAATCCCAGCGCCAAAGTAAATTTGCTGAACGCATGTACCTGTATCACAGCCGGATTTTTGACACTTACCGTCGCTCCGTTGCCAGTTTAGCCATCCTAGCTGATGAACAAACTCGATGGCGACCCACCCAGTATCAAAAAAAGCTATGGGGATGTCGCGCTCTCCTAAAATTTCCCATGGTCAAACTCTTGGATTACGATCTGAGTCAATTGGAGCATAATTCTAATCCTTTTGCTGCTATAGTTGCTGCTCACCGGGCTGCCCAACAGATGGGAGAGGATGTACAACAAAACTATCAGCGCAAATTACAATTGGTAAAAAGCCTCTATCAACGGGGACTGAGCCGAAATGATATCGTAGAACTATTTCGCCTAATTGACTGGTTGATTGCCCTACCAGCAAAAGAAGAGCAGCGTTTGTGGACAGAAGTTGAGAGTTTAGAGCAGGAGGATCAAATGCCTTATATTACCAATGTCGAACGCTTTGGAATCCAGAAAGGTCAACAAGTCTCTCTTGTTCGTGTCCTAGAAGCGAGATTTGGTGAGATTCCTTCATCGTTGAGGGAGCAAGTGAGTCAGATTAGAGACTTGGAAGCGCTAGAGAGGCTTTTGGCACAAGTAGTTAGCATTCAATCTCTAGAGGCTTTTCAATCTGAGTTGAACTCCTTGATTAGAGAGGAAGGGGAAGAATTTATGCCTTATATTACCAGTGTGGAGCGCTTTGGAATCAAGAAAGCCCGACTGGAAGATATTGTTCGTATCCTAGAAGTGAGGTTTGGCGAGATTCCCTCATCTTTGAGGGAGCAAGTGAGTCAGATTACAGATTTGGAAGCACTAAAGAGGCTTGTGGTGCAAGCAGTTAGCAGTGAGTCTCTAGAGGCTTTTGAATCCGAGTTATAG
- a CDS encoding energy-coupling factor ABC transporter permease — protein sequence MNQRKLLFRLMAGFLAFSFTLVLSLFPAPAQAMHIMEGFLPLPWVIFWWVVFLPFFGLGLYRINQTVQKNPELKLLLALSGAFAFVLSALKIPSVTGSSSHPTGTGLGAVLFGPSTMTVLGTLVLLFQAVLLAHGGITTLGANAVSMAVVGPFVAFGIYRLVMSMSQRQTLAVFLAAGLGNLATYVVTSLQLALAFPVENGGIWVAFLKFAGIFAVTQIPLAIIEGLLTVMVWNSLLSYSQPELKLLNLMKSEQV from the coding sequence ATGAATCAACGCAAGCTTCTTTTTCGACTGATGGCTGGTTTTCTCGCCTTCAGCTTTACCCTCGTATTATCACTCTTCCCCGCACCTGCCCAAGCGATGCATATTATGGAAGGATTTCTGCCTCTACCTTGGGTCATTTTTTGGTGGGTTGTTTTTCTGCCCTTCTTTGGCTTAGGACTCTATCGCATTAACCAAACCGTACAAAAAAATCCCGAACTGAAACTCCTCCTCGCCTTATCTGGAGCCTTTGCTTTTGTACTTTCAGCGCTCAAAATTCCCTCAGTGACAGGTAGTTCCTCCCATCCCACAGGAACGGGTTTAGGAGCGGTATTATTTGGCCCGTCAACGATGACCGTTTTGGGAACTCTGGTTCTCTTATTTCAAGCTGTACTTTTAGCCCATGGAGGCATCACCACATTAGGTGCCAATGCCGTTTCTATGGCTGTGGTTGGCCCCTTTGTTGCTTTTGGGATTTATCGCTTGGTGATGTCGATGAGTCAACGGCAAACCCTAGCCGTTTTTCTGGCAGCGGGGTTGGGAAACTTAGCCACTTATGTGGTCACTTCCTTACAATTAGCCTTGGCGTTTCCTGTAGAAAATGGAGGCATTTGGGTCGCTTTTCTGAAGTTTGCGGGCATTTTCGCCGTGACTCAAATCCCCCTAGCAATTATTGAAGGACTCTTAACTGTCATGGTTTGGAATAGCTTACTATCCTATTCTCAACCGGAATTAAAACTTTTGAATTTAATGAAATCTGAACAGGTATGA
- a CDS encoding energy-coupling factor ABC transporter substrate-binding protein — MKIQQNQWPNGLLLLTIIGLTVFPLMTIKDSEFGGADGQAEEVITEVNPQYEPWFEPMLEPPGGETESLLFALQAALGAGIIGYGIGWYRGRSQSHPSGENDATD, encoded by the coding sequence ATGAAAATACAGCAAAATCAATGGCCAAACGGTCTGTTACTATTAACGATTATTGGGCTAACCGTCTTTCCCTTAATGACGATTAAAGATAGTGAATTTGGGGGAGCCGATGGCCAAGCCGAGGAAGTCATTACAGAAGTCAATCCCCAATATGAACCCTGGTTTGAACCCATGTTAGAACCGCCCGGTGGCGAAACAGAGAGTTTGCTATTTGCTCTGCAAGCGGCTCTTGGTGCAGGAATTATCGGATACGGAATCGGATGGTATCGGGGACGTTCTCAGTCGCATCCTTCTGGGGAAAATGACGCTACCGACTGA